The sequence below is a genomic window from Trichosurus vulpecula isolate mTriVul1 chromosome 5, mTriVul1.pri, whole genome shotgun sequence.
ACTTTTGTATGCCCCATAACCCAtactataataaaaatagttGATACTTATACACAGTCTTGATTCTTAGCTATTACTAtcctaatttttacagatgaagaaactgaggcaggttaagtgatttgcccagggacaccatgctggtaggtatctgaggtggtattcaaactcaggtcatgcTGACTTCAAAATCCAGAATTTAATATACCACATCATGCTGTGCAGTCAAAAAATACTTGCAAAATGAATgagtataaatgtatatatgcataaatgaaTGATTTTAGGTTTTGTACACTTTAAAGAGGAAGCACAAatctaaaaatacaaatattagaAACCTCAAGAGAATTTGCATTTTCTCAAATGGCCATTCCTTAAAGAGAAGGGCTatgttttgtttcattctgtgCCTAGCATAGGGATCAAAAGACGTATTTGTTAAGTAATTGATTTCTTAGGAACTGCTTGAACAAGAAACTGTTTTAAAACTGCTAAATCAGAGTTCAGAATTTGAATTCTTACCTTTCCATTTCACATCCCAATTTCTTAGTTTTCCTTAGAACAGTATCTGCCTAGCCTGAATAAAAATGATGTCCttagaatcatttttattttgtaattattcatTAGGAAGACTGAATTCTCTTCTTCTAAGAGCTGACATTCTTAGCATGAGGGAGATTGTTTTCCTCTGGAGTGACTTAGCAAAGAATGCTGAATGTCAAAAGTTTGAACTTTTTTTCAATAACAATATCATATTATCTAAAATTCACTAATGTGACACTGCAGCTAAAAATTAGTTGGCTACATTTTCAGGTGTCAGGTTTCTCTTTAAATCAATGAGAAAATTCAAACATTAATGATGATATTTTAAGAGTGCCTTTGCTGCTTTCATGCTGGTTTCAATAAGTGTATTTTGGATCACTGAGTATGCTACTTAGGTCAATGGGACCTTGTTCATGCCGTCCTCCAGTAATGCACAAATTTTAACTACACAGATGCTTCATCCAATTGACGTTCCCAGCCTCAATTATGCATTTACAAATTATTGTCTTTGGGagggggttaaaaaaaaaacaatctgatTGCACACAGTCTCTTCCTTTCAACATTCTTTCAAAACATCAAGGCAGCTGTGTTTCATTTCAGAGTACCCTATCCTTAGAAGATTTGGGCCATCAAGTGTTGCACAGGATGCAGATCCTCCCATGATCCTCTATGAAGAACCCAGGGAAGTCTTTACTGTGTAGGATTTTTACTGAAATCGATATGGAAATTGTTCTTGTAGACATATGGCAAAATTGATCAGGTGTAATTTTGGCTAGTTCTCCTAAGAGTGGGAAGGAGGTTAAGGGAtctagagagggagaaaagaatgaaaatggaaaagaaagaaatgaagaaaaggaaggcaAGATCTAATTAAGCACAGATTTTCTCAttaaagcaaagaataaaaagtatCAATTACACTGATATACACCTTGGGCTTCAATTAtaagaaaattctatttttagaaaagttacaaATCAGAGAGATGAAAGTATTAAAACTGAAAGTTTCAATGTTAATACAGAATAATTCTATATTTACCCATCTAATCTAATTAGCTTGAAATTCTTGgcatttcaattatttttatagaaCAGGAAATTCAACCACCCTATTGTGTCATTTGAGAGATGGAAATAGGTCTGCAGGTGGCATTAATCAATCAAGAACTATATTATCTTAAACCACTTGAcatctctaagactcagtttcttcacctctgAAATTCTTATGATTCTTATGATTAATAGGAAATTCTTGCAACTTTTACTCTGCATCTATGTACTTGACACAGGGAGGCACTGAGGTAAATGGAGCATATATATGACCCATGTCCAAAAAGCCCTTAAACTGTACATATTCTTTCAACCAGAGATATTGTTACAAAATcaaaaccccaaagagatcaaagaaaaagcaaaatatacaaatatttatagcagctcttatcatagtggcaaagaaatggaaactgaagaGCTGCcaatcatttgggaaatggctgaacagctacggtatgtgaatgtgatggaacactactgtacTAGAAGAAATGACGAAGGGGCTCGCTTCAGAGAAGccagggaagacttgtatgaaaccccggagtgaagtgaaaagaactaggaaaacaatttaaacagTAATGACAATAATgtaaagacagctttgaaagacttaggaactttgaTAAAAACAACGACCAGCCACAATtctagaggactcatgatgaaacatgctacccatctaCAGAAAGAGTTGATGGTCTCAGAGAGCCGAATGAGGATAGATCAtttgggcagggagggggaaccTGGCTATGTATTTTGTTTGATTAAACATCTTTATAATGGGTTTTCTTTGTCTTGTTTTCTCagcagaggagggggaggtgggaaggagagaatttggtgCTGAAAATAAGATAAAACTTGATTTACAAAAACACATGATTGCTGTTCTTAATGAGCACTGGTATAGAACAATATGActgtaattaaatattaaatttgtgTGATAAATGAAGTAAATATTCCAAAGAATAAGAAGatcaaaggaagctagggaaagtTTTATGAGTAACTGGGACCTGAACTCTCAATGGAATGACTGGTATGAAAAGAGAGACACAGCTGATACAATAATGGACTCGGCTtaaggaagacctggcttcaaattctgccctagaaacctactagttgtgtgatcctgggcaagtcacttaagatctctgtatctcaatttcttcatttttaaaatgaggaggttggattccATGTACCTGATAGTCTCTTACAGCTCTAGAACATATGATCTTGTTAAGGGACAAAGGTGAGTGGGGCACCACCCCAAAGagaacaagtcaacaaacatttatcacttACAACGAACTAAGGACTGTTCAGATAACTGAAAATACAAAGGCAagcatagtccctgctctcaaggagttaatattctaatggggaatacaatatgcaaacagctgtgtacgtacaagatatatataggataaactggAAGTAATCTCGTAGGTAAGGAATTAACAGTGCATGAGTGAAATTATAGAGGCAGGAATGGGATGACATTACAATATTGCTAGTACTATTGAGAAAGCATTACCCTAATCCCACCTTCACTTCCACTCAATgttggcttagcacagtgcctaacacaaagtacattcttaataaattctagcTGGTTGACTGAACATTGACATCTTTGGCCTGCTGTTGGTTGGACCACATTCTACTATCTGATGGAAACAGGAGTCTACATGGTAGGCTATTGAGATGTCTTTTTGTTGCCCATTCCAAACCAGGGATTTCAGTCAGTGCTATTATTTAAGACTAAAACATTCCTTTTTCCAAAGTTTAATTTAAAATCATGCTTAGGTAATTCTAGCTTTACTATTTTATACCATGTGATATTATTTTCAATATAATACGCTTATGTATAGAGATTTCTAGGTATAGAGCCAAGATGGAGTAGAAAAAGCACTCAGCTGAGCTTTCCCAACATTCCCcaccaaataactttaaaatagctCCTCAAGCTCTCTCTCTTTGGCCTCTTCCGGTCGGTGGAGCACCTGTTAGCGCAGGCTGCGGTGTAAAAATGGCTAAGTCTAAGAACCATACTACTCACAACCAATCAAGAAAATGGCACATAAATGGCATCAAGAAGCCTAGGTCACAGAGATACAAGTCTCTGAAAGGGGTTGACCCCAAGTTTCTGAGAAACATGCGCTTTGCCAAGAAACACAACAAGAAGGGGCTGAAGAAGATGCAGGCCAACAACGCCAAAGCCATCAAGGCCAGAGCAGAGGCCATCAAGGCCCTGAGCATCAAGGCCTCCAAGGCCAAGCTCCTCAGGCCCAAGATCCCCAAGGCCAGTGCCCGGCGTGCTGGCCACAAGATGGCCAGCAAGCGTCCAGGCCCTAGGGTTGGCATCAAATGTCCAGgctccaggatcacaaagcctgACTCTAAGATTACCAGAACTACTGACCCCAAGGCTGCCAAGCCCACTGACCCCAAGGCCACCAAGCCCACTGACTCCAAGGCTGCCAAGCCCACTGACCCCAAGGCCACCAAGTCTGCCACCAAGGTCAGTAAGTCTGATCCTAAGGCTACCAAATCTGGCCCCAAGGTCACCAAATCTGTTGCTAAGGCCTCCAAGTCTGGTTCCAAGGTAGCCAAGTCTGATTCTAAGGCCCCGAAGCCCAGTGATTCCAAGGCTGCTAAGCCTACTGACCCCAAGGCCTCCGAGTCCAAATCCAAAGATGCTGGGGCTAAAGCTGCTAGTCCCAAGCCTTCAAAGTAGATGCTTCAGGACAGAAGGACTTATTTAAACCCTAAACCACCATTTTTTCCTAGCCAGGGTATGATTATTtactattttgtacaaataaaggaaatggtgaatcattAAAAAGAATAGctcctcaaattgaattctagagtggcagaaccaacaaaaggccATAGAGAGACAttcttccagtccaagacaacttgggaggtcaaaagagagatctgtgacacaaGAGTGGAGGCTGGCCCACAGTTCATGTAGAcgaaacaccagtggtgggactaggtggtgaCAACAGAAGCAATAGTAGTTTCAGCAGCTCTCAAGCTAGAAATGATAATGTGACCTGGGAAGTAGTCAGAAAAAGACTACAGAGGACCTCTGTGCTAGCAGCAGACACAGGACCAGATGGTGTTTggcaatttcattttctataccCACTGCTGAGTCTCAGTtcaagggtggagaggagcactttAGGTCCAGAAGGAGGAGGGGTCCTGAGGAGCAACTGTTCAGCAAGTCTATTGGCTTTGCATACTTCTGCATCATCATTCAAAGGTGAAGATGAACACTTTCAGACAAGAGTGAAAGAGAGCCCTGGGGAACAGTCTCATTTTTGGTCATaagggatcagggaccctgaGGAACAGTATTGTTTGCAATCTCAAGGGATCAGGGGCCTTTTCTCTGTAAGGAACAGAGTACAGATCCAAAAAGCAGTGACCATACCTATCCGTggcaccaaaaacttccaaatcCCAAGAATTggctctgaaagcagcagtgagaaaaaaacctgaaacttgaCACAATGCGCCTCCTCCCATGCTTGAAACAGAAACacctttaacataaagttcaaaaccAAGAAATAgtgtgggaagaaaaatgagagaacaaaaaaaaatctgaccataaaaagctactatggtgatggggaagattaaaacttaaaactcatGAGGAGATAGTAAagtcaaaacatctacaagcaaagcctcaaaggaaaaaaataggcacaaaaattcactgatgaaagtaacttattaaaaagcagaattggccaaatggatggggggtggaggtggtacaaaagcttactgaagaaaataattctttaaaaattagaattgggggggcaactaggtggcacagtgagtagagcaccagccctggagtcaggaggacctgagttcaaatccagcctcagacacttgacacatgtactagctgtgtgacctttggcaagtcacttaaccccaattgccctgccaaaaaaagcaaaaaaaaaattagaattgggcaactggaagttaatgactctatgagacactaAAAAACAATCAAAGTCAAAAAAtcaaaaatgtagaagaaaatatgaaatatctcattagaaagaCAATtagcctagaaaatagatcaaagagaaatcatttaagaatttctggactacctgaaatccatgctCAAAGAAAGAGCTaagaaatatttcaagaaattgtcgaggaaaactgctctgatatcctaaaaccagagtgagtaattgaaagaatccactgatttccccctgaaagagatctcaaaatgaaagctcccaggaatatgatagccaaattccagagctcccaggtcaaagagaaaatacttcaagtagccagaaagaaactattgaaATACCacagagtcacagtcaggatcacacaagatttagccactacatgatattctggaaggcaaaagagctgggattgcaagcaagaataacctacctagcaaaactgagtataattcttcaaaaACTGCGTGTCTAAtgtaatagaggactttcaagcattccagacgaaaagaccagaagtgaatagaaaatctgactttcaaatataagactcaagagaagcataaaaagtaaacaatgaaagagaaatcataagggacttaacaaTATTAAACTGTTTACCTATCCATATGGGAAGACGATGCttataacttctaagaactttatcattattgagGCAGCTAGAAGGAGTCTGCATAGAAAGAGGGTACAGGAgtgattttattatattggaataATGTAAAACAAATGGATAAGTGACAAAGAGGGATGCTGAGGAGAAGGgcggaaattatctcacataaaagaggaatttGCATGCTTGGAGAAGAGCTTTGACAGTAGAAGGGAAAATGTGTTGGGGGGGGGTGACATTTGAAACTCTTTCCCATTGGTCCaaagagggaaatatatatacatatatatgtatatgcatacatacatacacacatatgttgataatatatatacacatatatatgtaatatatatcacTCAGTTTATAGTAGGTAATATCCAATAggtaagtaggaggggaaggggataaaagaaagtgGGGGCAATAAAAGGGAGGACaaataaaagaaggcagtggtcagggGCAGACTTTAGAGGAAGcataagataaaaagagagagtagataaacagaaaaaaataggatagaaggaggtacacagttagcaatcataaatgtgaatgtaaAAGGGATgaactcataaaacagaagtggagagcagaatggattagaaaccagagtcCAACAATATgtagtttacaagaaacacactagaaacagagagacacacaaagaggtaaaataaagggcaggagcagaatctattatgcttgctgatgtaaaaaaggcagggatagcaatcatggtCCCAGgttaagcaaaagcaaaaatagatctaattttaaaagataagcaGAGAAACTGCATGTTGCTAAAAAGGCACCATGGACAACGAAGTAATAGCATTACTAAAtgcatatgcaccaaatggcatagcatccaaattcctaaaggaaaagttaaatgaattacaggaggagatagacagcaaaactatactagtgggggacctcaactttcccctctcagaattagataaatctaaccataaaataaataagaaagaagttaaagagataaataggatcttagaaaagttaggtatgaGTGACCTGTGGAGAAAACTTAATGGCAATAGAAAGGAGCATacctttttgggaaaaaaatgtatagaTGGTACCTTCACAAagactgaccatgtattagggcatagaaAACTCACAaccaaagaaaagcataaatactaaatgcaccctttttagaccacaatgtaataaaaataacattcaaCAGAGACATGGAAGcatggattaaaaattaattggaaactaaataatctaatcctaaaggatgagtgggtcaaaggaaaactcatagaaacaatcagtaatttcattaaagagaatgacaacaatgagataacacTCTCAAATTTGTGGGGAAAATTTATATTGCTAAGCATATACATctgtagagagagagagcagatcaataaatttaacatgcaactaaaaaaaccctagaaaaataacaaactaaaaataccaattaaacaccaaaatagaaatcctgaaaatcaaaggtgaattaataaattaaaagcaaaaaaaaaccccatatcATTGAACTAACacataaaactaggagttggtttgattgggggggggagggggaatcaaataaataaaacattggttaattggatttttaaaaagaagaaagccatcaatgaagatgaaattaaagcagctattaggaattattttgtcaaaTTATTTAACAGTAAAATTGacagtggatgaatatttacaaaaatatagattgcccagattaatagaggGGGAGATAGAACActtaaccctatcttagaaaaagaaattaaacaaaccatcaatgagtTCCCCAAGAAAAAATATCCAGCACCAGAGGGATTTacaatgaattctaccaaacatttaaagaaaaattaattctataattaattacataatttggaaaaataggtaaagatgGAGTCctttcaaactccttttatgagacaaatatggtttTGTACATAAAACAAGGAGagcaaaatcagaaaaagaaaattataaatcaatttccttaatgagtatcgattcaaaaattttaaatgtagcactagcaaggagattacagcaatatatcacaaagatcatatactatgatcAACTGtcatttataccaggaatgcagggctggttcaatattaagaaaactatcagcataactgaccatatcagtaataaaaacaacaaaaatcatatgattagaaaaagcctttgacaaaatacaaaacccattcccAGTAAAAACACCAGAATACACAGGAATCAATGGAGCCtcacttaaaatgataagtagtacctatctaaaaccatcagtaagaaTCATTTGTAACAGAGATAAACTTGAAACCACAATAAGATGAGAGATAAAACAATGATGTcaattatcaccactgttattcaatattgtacaagAAATGCAAGTtctagcaataagacaagaaaaagaaattgaaggaaaaattatacaaggaaacaaaactatcactctttgcagataatatgatcaTATACTTAGAGAACCTAGAGAATTAAcctaaaaacctacttgaaacaattaacaactttagcaaagctgcaggatatcaAATCCACATAAACTATCAGTGTATCTATagactaccaacaaaacccagaaagaagagacataaagaaaactccatttaaaataagtgcAGATAGTATAAAATACTAGGAAGTCCATATGCCAAGACAAATCAAGGGACTATACGAAtgcaattacaaagcacttttcacacaaataaagacagatctaaagaactggagaaatatcaattgctcattggtaggctgagctaatataataaaaatgacaattctacctaagttaatttacttattctgtgccataACAACCTAACTTCTAAAgaattgttttatagagctagaaaaaaaaataaaaaaatttacctggaagaacaaaagatcaagaatatcaaaggaatcaatgaaaaaaatgtgaaagaaagaaccctagcagtaccagatctcaaactatattacaaagggATAATCAGCAAAACAATCTGGTAGGGGCTTAGAAATAgcatggtagatcagtggaatagaatagtaAATGACCGTAGTAATCTAGTAGttgataaaccaaaaaaaaaaataagtttttagaaTAAGAAcacactatttaacaaaaattccTGCAAAAATgggaaagcagtttgacagaaattagGTGCAGACCAACTTCTCACAGtatataccaagacaaggtcagaatggataaatgatttaggcataaagggtgaTAATATAAGTAAATTACAGGAGCATGGGAAAATATGCCTATCAGATCTAGGATAAGGGAAGCATTTATAACCAAACTATAaatagagaagatcacaggaagtaaaacaggtaattttaattatataaaattgaaaggcttttgcacaaatgaaatgaatacagcccaaattagaaggaaaacaggaaactgggaaaaatataCTATGAGTTGCTCTAATaagggcctcatttttcaaacatatagagaactaagccaaattaataaaaaaaaataagagccattccccatttgacaaATTGTCAAAGCACATGAACAAtctgttttcagaagaagaaatcaaagccattgatagtcacttgaaaaaaatgctctaaaaatgctctagaaatgcaaattaaaaccactctgagataccacttcatatctatcagattgactaatatgatgcggaaaaaaagaaaatgacaaattctggacagaatgtggaaaaattgagacactgatgcactgttgttggagttgtgaactggtccaaacattctggagaacaatttggaattacacacgaagggctataaaaaccaTCCCTTTggtccaacaataccactaccaggtctgtatcccaaagagatcaaaaaagaaaagagacctatgtgaacaaaaatattcatagcaattctttttgtgggaGCAAGAATTGggaactgaagggatgcccatcaactgggaactggctgaacaagttgtagtatgtaattgtggtggaatactattgtgctataagaaacgataagcaggatggtttcagaaaacattgggaagacatatgaaatcacgcaaagtgaagtgagcagaatcagaagaacattgtacatagtaacatcaatattctaagaatgattaactgtgaaagttTTAGCTACTCTGATTGAGACAATGACCctagacaatttcaaaggacttgtgttgaaaaatgctctctacctcaagagagagagaactgatgaactaactctgaatgcagagtgaagcatactttaaaaaaaaactttatttagttttctccttttttttctgtgttttcttcaacaatatgactaacatggaaatgtattttatGTGACTTTACAttaaattccttgccttcttaaggaagggggagggtcaatatggagtgaatttggaactaaaaatttttttaaatgaatgttaaaattttcacatgtaattgggaaatattaaacaaGATAATTAAAATGTATTGAAAAATAAGCTTATGTATAATCAGCAAAGTAGATAGATTTTCAAAAGATCTCCAgcaagcattttccttttttttttcctttgtgatgGATGTGGAAAAAAGGATCTGGGAAATACCCCCTGATGTCAGATCAAAGAAGAGTGTTCTAGCATTTTTCTCCTGAAACTTTGCCAATGTTCTCTTTGTTTGTTCTGCTGTTTTTTAACTCGGCTAAGACAGGCTGTCAGTCTGGAAGGAGAATTACATTTAATGATATATGAAATCCTCCTTCTCCTCAaatactttttaaggaaaaaaaccttTAAGATCTGGACACTTAAATTTTCTAAGCATTTCTTGAGGTCACTCAATCCAGTTCCTGAGATTGCTTCAGAACTTTATATAAATTTGagggttatttttaaaattgaaatattgCCTGTAAGAAGGAAAATC
It includes:
- the LOC118851929 gene encoding 60S ribosomal protein L29-like; translated protein: MAKSKNHTTHNQSRKWHINGIKKPRSQRYKSLKGVDPKFLRNMRFAKKHNKKGLKKMQANNAKAIKARAEAIKALSIKASKAKLLRPKIPKASARRAGHKMASKRPGPRVGIKCPGSRITKPDSKITRTTDPKAAKPTDPKATKPTDSKAAKPTDPKATKSATKVSKSDPKATKSGPKVTKSVAKASKSGSKVAKSDSKAPKPSDSKAAKPTDPKASESKSKDAGAKAASPKPSK